tatataagcattttaaaatggCACGGAATTCCAAAAAGgccactcattttggaacggagggagtagcttgTTGTAATTTTCactgaaatgaaaaagaaatattCCATCTGTCTCATAATTTTAGTCTACGTACCTCTCCATTTTTGGATGTCTCGTAATAACAGATCCCCATTTTGACAATTCAAATAGAAAAAGTCCTTTGAACaacattcaaaaagaaaatgttgaTAAATTTCCATTTTTGTCCTTCTCTTCTGAGGTGTTGTCATAACTCCTATTACCAAAATGAAGGGTAATATTGGAAAGTAACGTACCTTTTCGGGTGCAACGATGATGTTTTTTAAAATACTCCCTCAGTCCCGTTGTTTCCCCATAAATCAATTAATGGAGTATATATTACCTTAAGAAACACGTTCCATACAAATCAAATGGCAAAAGATGCCAAGCAAAGATCAACCCAGCTTATTCATCAAGGCAAGGCAAGGCAAGGCAAGGGAAGGAAAATTCAACAAGCGTGCCAAGAAAATTAATGATAAGATGTGGACTAGCTAACCAGTAGCAGTACAATTTACTAGTATTTTGACATATGCCAATGTCCTCCACATGGCTTCATATGGACCGTTGCTTTTTGCCTTTCTGTGGATCATGGTCGGTTGAATTCCGGCATCTTCTCTTTCTCCCTATGCACTTGAGTTCCTCAAAACAAGTTTATTCTCTTCTATCAAACCGCAGAATTTTCTTCCtatatatagattttttttgtgtgtataaaACCCATATATACACAGTTAGCTTGGTAGATTTGAAGACCCAATTAATTCCAGTACTTCAGTAGTTCCAATCATGGCCTTAAATCTTCTACTCACTAAAAGCTGCACAAAGCCATCCTTACTCATGTAAGTTCAATTCCTCAAACTTTTGGTGTATAGTTATGTTTTAATGGTCCGGTCGGGAAGAGATTCGCATAGAGACTACTGCgtttttcgtttttttattaACCAGGTTTATATATGAGGAGTTGCAAATTAATGCATCAAGCTATTGTATGGAGGAATATTACAGTTTCAGTGCTCTACAAATGCCAATGAAACATGATATATACTTGCAGATTTTTGTTAGGAATCATCAATAACcattatttctttgttttttttttttgtttttgatctttaaatttgttttcactttttgttCAAACATGGGGGATCTAATTAGTCATATTGGTTTTTTTCGAATTTAGGGTTGGGGTATTCCAGTCTGATGACCGGTACGGAAAGAACTTATAATCATGAAATTGACATGATCATCATactacaaaaataacaaaactcatCTAATCTTCAAGTACTGGGAGTATGGGTGGGGAGGATAGAAAACAGACATAACCTTTGACAATCTATACACAAAGTCTGAAACAGTGTCTCCCTACACCTTCAAGAACCAAGGAACTAAAAGAACGTTTTGCTGCAGAACTCTGCTCCAAATCAAAACCGAAAGGCAttagagagggcaggcctaaaGCTAGAGCCAAATCAATTTCTGTGTAATTAGTTTTCTCATATATCCACCTAGTTTTATGTATGTTTTTGGACAACTAGGTTATCATTTTTAGTgtaatatttttcattattgCTTTCTACTTCATTAATCTTACCTTATAAATGGATCTCCAAACAGGAAGTCATGGTAAGGAAGCTCATCCAGAAAAACTGAAAATTAATACTCCTATGATGATCACAACTCCAAGAGAAGCAGATTCCGctgcaaaacaagaaagaaacacAGTTGATGATATTGAGAACAACCACTCCAAAGCCAAaccctcttcttcttcgattACTTCGACGACGCCGTGGTCACGGCTCAGGGATCCAAGAATCGTGCGCGTTTCTCGCGCATTTGGAGGGAAGGATAGACACAGCAAAGTTTGCACTGTGAAGGGTTTGATCAGAGACAGACGGGTGAGATTATCGGTCCCCACGGCTATTCAACTGTATGATCTTCAAGAAAGATTAGGGCTGAATCAGCCTAGCAAGGTGGTTGATTGGTTGTTAAACGCGGCTAAGCACGACATCGATGAACTGCCCCCGCTCCAAATGCCACTCGGGAATTTCGGCCAAAACGATCATGATCATGATCATGATCAAGTATCGCTAACTAGTACTCACGGATTAGCAGTTGATTCTTCACGATTTGATACTAAAGGGGGAGTTCAGATGATTAACGGTACTGTCCGATGGGAATCGAGTTTTGGGAACATGGATAAGTCTAAGGAGGTAATTGCAATGGCAGTCGATCGAGGAAACGAAGAAGGAGAAAATGGAGAAGGAGAAAATGGAGAAGGAGCaaatgaagaagaagcagaTGTTTCGGCAAACAAGTTTTTCCCAGGATCCAACTACCACTCTTCCATACCAGGTTTGCTTAACAATGTGGTGCCATACAGTTCTATGTACCGATGGGATCCTTCGATTTTTTCGTTGTCTCATTTCACACCCCAGGCAGATGATCAAGATCATCCCCCAAACTTCAATGTTGTTCCATTGCCATCGTTGTCTCTCCCACCTGGATCTCAAGTTCTCGTGTGTCCAACTGGGACGACACAACCCTATTTCCCTTCACATGAGGCGACTGGCTCGGTAGACTTTGGTCCGAAACAAATCAACCATTTTCAAATGTTGAGCTCAAGTACTTCGCAAAATCCTAGCTTTCCAAGTTCCATGAAAGCCTTTCAATTGAGCATGTCTCCGGATCTCCACCAATATTCCCAAAATAGTATCGGAAGCCGATCAAGTGAGGATGATGGGTTTTCtccaaaatgaaggaaaaaaccTACATGTATTTCGCAAAAGTGGACAATATTTACATGTAATCTTTATAGTTGTGTCAAGGTCGTATTCTTACTTAATTCTCAGGTTTAAGTTCATGAAGTTAGTTTGCTTCACAAgggaataagaaaaaaaattcaaagggtAGAGGTTAATGCTTATTTTTCTGAGTTATAGCATTTGTTTTGGTACCCTCAAAGAGGGCTTTTAGAGTGGCGATGATAGATATGAATAGCGGTTGTTCGATCggtttgtttttccttttgagaGTATAGCTGACATATGATCCCTGTCCGAGTGGGTTTGCCAATATAGTTGAGATGTGCTCCGAATGGTATGACGTCGTTTTGAGCTTATCGTATGGTTGTAATTTACGTTTCCGTTAATAATAAAATTCCATTTTGCTAGTaaaaaaacaattgaaagaatGCCCcagtttgttagttttgcactgCTGCAAGGTAAGGTGTCATTCTTtattcggtcttgctattgtcaacccactaggctgacgataagcacattagaagacaagaaaaacactcAACCCACTaggctgacgataagcacattaaaagacaagaaaaatacgtatttctgtgtactttttatactatttaatacacatttacacacttattattgtcagcccattgaactgattttagaattttccttctttatttcagctctctctctctctcaattaaaCTCTAGAAAAAGAAAGTAGTCATACTGCTCAAGACACTCTAAGTTTCCTTTTCAGTTGTGAATCTaagcaaaaaatatttgtatatatatatatatatatatatatacagatgGGCCTTTGTTCgagaaggagaaagaagaacaaagataattagggtttcagATGTGGTTGTCTTTATCAGAGTAAGAGAAGGACCACAGAGCAAGCTTGCACAGGAGGTCCCccaaccttctctctctctctctctctcacacatttGGCTGACCTCACAAGTTAtatgaaggaaattttttttttttagaatatgaAAGAACAGGGCGCTTCTAACGAGGGCATTCTTATTTTCGTTATTTGTGGACTTTTGTTCTCAGCAGTTGGATCATGATTTTAATGGTCCGGATCTGCGGAAGGTTTATAACTagtcacaattaattttttccccggaaaaattttaataaaatctgAGCCATTAAAATCACGATCTAACGGCTATCAGCGACGTCCGCAAATAACGaaaataagggcgcccttattagaagcgCCCTGCATGAAAGAATCTTTATATAAGCTTGAAGATAACAATGGACACATCATGCTAATCTGATATTGCCTCATTACTAATTTCCAAAAAGACAATACAAACGttagtatgaaaaaaaaatctaggttGGGAtgatgtaaatgaaaaaaaatcggACTCACCAGCCTCAAGTGTTCATATTCAAGActgatgtaccctttgtcgaaTGTTATATGACATACATGTCACAAGTTATACCTCACTAATTATTTCACCTactacacacacaaaaagtgACAAATTTATCACATTTCATGGACCACAAGTATTTTGCggcttacttttttttttttttggtacataagAGGTtctaagaaacaaaaacacttGTCACAGTAACTCAATGAACTCCAAGACCACAGCAATCATTCCGCAATCCTCCAACCCGATTGATAGGGCTTGATCAAATACTTGCTCTCCCCGGTCTAACTGAAGACCCAACCTTACTAGATTATAAGTGCAATCATTAGCCTCTTTCCAACCTTCCTTAAGTGACTTGACAATTTTGTGTTAAGGTGACGGTGATGGACGTTGATGAACTAGCCAAACTCTTCTCTTTGGAAGCATTTACATCAGCCtctcaactaattttttttttctaagcaaaagATTTAATTATTGTGGAGAAAATTCTATAAATATGTCCTTTATCAGTCTTCCTAATTAGGTCTACTAATTTATATTTTGTCTATAGTACCTCCACGAAAAAGAGGAGAGGCACTATATATATTCACTCCCAACTCTTGTtttattattaatttctttcctttaatctctcaatcaattctttgaaataaaaaaattttaaagaagaaaaaaagaatgtgtACAATGGATGTTTAAAAAGGTGtacaaatgtgattttaaggtcAATAATTTCGCCCAAATTTAGAGAGAGCTAATGTGATGCTCTTATTGGCAATGGAAAAAAAGCAGGTGAGTTtagatattttattttaatgaaATCCTATCCTGGATTTGTAGTAACATTGCTATTAtgcttgcaattttttttataggcaaaataaattttattaatctctaaattcagaaattttattaatctttataaccttttcaaatgttacaaagattaaaaggaacaaGGACAATCGAAGGAAATATTAAAAATCTAAGTCTACCCAAGACCCAAGCGTTGCCAAAAGACCAACAAAAACCGCAACCCTATGCTTGCAATTAGCCGTTAGGCAATTGGATAATCAAAGAAATTATAttaatgagaaaaaatatgggGAGGAATTTTCACATTCtcttttttgatatccactctctttttcgttttttagtgttaaaagtatatgttttttttttttgctaaaaaacaaaaaaaaaaagagtgtagatataaaaaaaaatggaagtatgaaaatcatttccaaaaaaattcgcCATGGATGgcgttttgttttgtttttttctcggCAATGGATGGCGTTTTGTTGGTATATATACTACGTTGGAAATATTGTTGTTGACAACTCCTATAAAGCTAATTATTCACCCCAAATTTATGGCATAGTCTACCCTCAACGAAAGGGATTtacttattttgtttatttcatgaaaaagtttttttaacttttggtctttgtcttttcttttcttttcctttcttctgaTCCTTttaatacaaaattttgaataaaaaaaaaggtaaacaaactATCTTTGTTTGGATAAATCCAAGCTCATAACGGCAATATTGTTGGGCTTTTCCCTccttatgtattttttttggaaaatgacggcccaggacgtgttttgataattaatacccgccaaggacaaactaaaaatattt
This DNA window, taken from Rhododendron vialii isolate Sample 1 chromosome 8a, ASM3025357v1, encodes the following:
- the LOC131298089 gene encoding transcription factor TCP13, whose amino-acid sequence is MMITTPREADSAAKQERNTVDDIENNHSKAKPSSSSITSTTPWSRLRDPRIVRVSRAFGGKDRHSKVCTVKGLIRDRRVRLSVPTAIQLYDLQERLGLNQPSKVVDWLLNAAKHDIDELPPLQMPLGNFGQNDHDHDHDQVSLTSTHGLAVDSSRFDTKGGVQMINGTVRWESSFGNMDKSKEVIAMAVDRGNEEGENGEGENGEGANEEEADVSANKFFPGSNYHSSIPGLLNNVVPYSSMYRWDPSIFSLSHFTPQADDQDHPPNFNVVPLPSLSLPPGSQVLVCPTGTTQPYFPSHEATGSVDFGPKQINHFQMLSSSTSQNPSFPSSMKAFQLSMSPDLHQYSQNSIGSRSSEDDGFSPK